The proteins below are encoded in one region of Apus apus isolate bApuApu2 unplaced genomic scaffold, bApuApu2.pri.cur manual_scaffold_66_ctg1, whole genome shotgun sequence:
- the LOC127396308 gene encoding olfactory receptor 14J1-like: MSNSSSISQFLLLAFADRRELQLLHFWLFLGIYLAALLGNGLIITTIAWDHHLHTPMYFFLLNLSLLDLGCISTTLPKAMANLLWDTRAISYLACVAQLLLFLFFISAEWSLLTIMCYDRYVAICRPLHYGTLLGSRACVHMAAAAWASGFLNALLHTASTFSLPLCQGNALGQFFCEIPQILKLSCSHSYLRELGLLVVSACLVFGCFVFMVVSYVQIFRAVLRIPSQQGRHKAFSTCLPHLAVVSLFISTAIFAYLKPPSISSPSLDLVVAVLYSVVPPAVNPLIYSMRNQELKDALRKVISSLFKSERFKASFQK, encoded by the coding sequence atgtccaacagcagctccatcagccagttcctcctcctggcattcgcagacaggcgggagctgcagctcctgcacttctggctcttcctgggcatctacctggctgccctcctgggcaacggcctcatcatcaccaccatcgcctgggaccaccacctccacacccccatgtacttcttcctgctcaacctctccctcctcgacctgggctgcatctccaccaccctccccaaagccatggccaatctcctctgggacaccagggccatctcctacttAGCATGTGTTGCACAGCTcttgttgtttttattcttcatctcagcagagtggtcccttctcaccatcatgtgctatgaccgctacgtggccatctgcagacccctgcactacgggaccctcctgggcagcagagcttgtgtccacatggcagcagctgcctgggcctctgggtttctcaatgctctgctgcacacagcaagtacattttcactgcccctctgccagggcaatgccctgggacagttcttctgtgaaatcccccagatcctcaagctctcctgctcacactcctacctcagggaacttgGGCTTCTTGTGGTTAGTGCCTGTTTagtgtttgggtgttttgtcttcatggtggtgtcctatgtgcagatcttcagggctgtgctgaggatcccctctcagcagggaaggcacaaagccttttccacctgcctccctcacctggccgtggtctccctgttcatcagcactgccatctttgcctacctgaagcccccctccatctcctccccatccctggacctggtggtggcagttctgtactcagtggtgcctccagcagtgaaccccCTCATTTACAGtatgaggaaccaggagctcaaGGACGCCCTcaggaaagtgatttcttcGTTGTTCAAGAGTGAGAGATTTAAAGCCTCTTTCCAGAAGTGA